The following proteins are co-located in the Haloarcula rubripromontorii genome:
- a CDS encoding DUF7126 family protein: protein MTIVLVGTDPNGLTDALEAEGHTVTVADVGNRPGLEEAGIHEADVYLLTEMSQATSIAVAKDLNPDLRVVVYAEGSLPDFASRQTDLVVDPDLLGPDAVAEEL, encoded by the coding sequence ATGACGATCGTTCTCGTCGGCACGGACCCCAACGGACTCACGGACGCGCTTGAAGCCGAAGGACACACCGTGACGGTCGCCGACGTGGGCAACCGGCCCGGACTGGAGGAGGCCGGCATCCACGAGGCGGACGTGTACCTGCTGACTGAGATGTCACAGGCCACCTCCATCGCCGTCGCCAAGGACCTCAACCCCGACCTGCGGGTCGTCGTCTACGCCGAGGGCTCGCTGCCGGACTTCGCCAGCCGGCAGACCGACCTCGTTGTCGACCCGGACCTGCTCGGTCCCGACGCGGTCGCCGAGGAACTGTAG
- a CDS encoding alpha/beta hydrolase has protein sequence MTTVGIPGGRDVTASLDRPAADTVVVACPPHPQYGSSRSDSRLNAVSDAMAPDIGCLRFDYGPWDEGRGERADAENALAWASEQTDAVGLFGYSFGAAVALRTAAEIDGDAGPAVLSVLAPPAGLTEHLDATAALDAIDCPVQVVVGERDDTVDWKPVVDRAAELGHAVERLPADHHFVGQRGRIAETVGPFLRDHL, from the coding sequence ATGACTACCGTCGGGATTCCGGGTGGACGGGACGTGACCGCGTCACTTGACCGGCCAGCAGCGGACACCGTCGTCGTCGCGTGTCCGCCCCACCCACAGTACGGTAGCTCCCGCTCAGACAGTCGCCTAAACGCAGTCAGCGACGCGATGGCCCCCGACATCGGCTGTCTCCGCTTCGATTACGGTCCGTGGGACGAGGGGCGTGGCGAACGGGCCGACGCCGAGAACGCGCTGGCGTGGGCGAGCGAGCAGACAGACGCCGTTGGGCTGTTCGGCTATAGTTTCGGCGCGGCCGTGGCGTTGCGGACAGCCGCCGAGATCGATGGCGACGCCGGCCCGGCGGTCCTGTCAGTGCTCGCGCCACCGGCCGGACTGACCGAGCACCTCGATGCTACCGCCGCGCTCGACGCTATCGACTGCCCGGTACAGGTCGTCGTCGGTGAGCGCGACGACACTGTCGACTGGAAACCGGTCGTCGACCGGGCCGCCGAGTTGGGACACGCTGTCGAGCGCCTGCCGGCCGATCATCACTTCGTCGGTCAGCGCGGTCGTATCGCCGAGACTGTCGGCCCCTTCCTCCGCGACCACCTGTAG
- the guaA gene encoding glutamine-hydrolyzing GMP synthase, producing MVNVDEFIEEAKAEIAEEIGDKHAVIGLSGGVDSSTAAALAYEAIGDQLTAVYVDTGLMRKGETDEIRETFDYMDSLRIVEAQDRFLDELEGETDPEEKRHIIGEQFIREFETVAREVDADYLVQGTIYPDRIESEGTIKSHHNVGGLPERIDFDGIVEPMRDLYKDEVREVARALDLEEIISERMPFPGPGLAVRIIGEVTEEKLEVAREANHVVEEELEEYEPWQALAAVIGKATGVKGDNRVHGWVVAVRSVESRDGMTARAQELDWDTLQRMQSRITGAHENVARVVYDVTHKPPATIEYE from the coding sequence ATGGTGAACGTTGACGAGTTCATCGAGGAGGCGAAAGCCGAAATCGCCGAGGAAATCGGCGACAAGCACGCCGTCATCGGGCTGTCGGGCGGCGTCGACTCCTCGACGGCCGCCGCCCTGGCCTACGAGGCCATCGGCGACCAGCTCACCGCCGTCTACGTCGACACCGGGCTGATGCGGAAAGGCGAGACCGACGAGATTCGCGAGACCTTCGACTACATGGACTCGCTGCGCATCGTCGAGGCCCAGGACCGCTTCCTCGACGAACTCGAAGGCGAGACCGACCCCGAGGAGAAACGGCACATCATCGGCGAGCAGTTCATCCGGGAGTTCGAGACGGTCGCCCGCGAGGTCGACGCGGACTACCTCGTCCAGGGGACCATCTACCCCGACCGCATCGAGAGCGAGGGGACCATCAAGTCCCACCACAACGTCGGCGGCCTGCCCGAGCGCATCGACTTCGACGGCATCGTCGAGCCGATGCGGGACCTCTACAAGGACGAGGTCCGCGAGGTCGCCCGCGCGCTCGACCTAGAGGAGATAATCTCCGAGCGCATGCCGTTCCCCGGCCCCGGACTCGCCGTCCGCATCATCGGCGAGGTCACCGAGGAGAAACTGGAGGTCGCCCGCGAGGCCAACCACGTCGTCGAGGAGGAACTGGAAGAGTACGAGCCGTGGCAGGCACTGGCCGCCGTCATCGGCAAGGCCACGGGCGTCAAGGGCGACAACCGCGTCCACGGCTGGGTCGTCGCCGTCCGCTCCGTCGAGAGCCGGGACGGCATGACCGCCCGCGCACAGGAACTCGACTGGGACACCCTCCAGCGCATGCAGTCGCGCATCACCGGGGCCCACGAGAACGTCGCCCGCGTCGTCTACGACGTGACCCACAAACCGCCGGCGACCATCGAGTACGAATGA
- a CDS encoding WD40/YVTN/BNR-like repeat-containing protein: MSDRNATRRGVLKGIGATAAAALGGTALSGTVAAAGPWESVESPTGNTLHDVEYTAAGAYAVAGGGIVLERTGTGWQKVLGGGPTGNGNSLYGADVTDDGKALWFVGSSGAIGEYDVESGVLTDHSAPMDVTNNFNDVSVTGDAGEANVYVAGDSGKMYYSFENGASQTWDYTTPGSGSAINAVDFHGVRSGHIVDGNKSVFVTDDGSTWDKIGLADANVNFYGVDSDGPDDVWISGGGGMIFHWNGSEWTPTDTGDAGLRDIEVTDGDSAGYTVGGGGKVYGLGGGDWTQEETPAGENLKAVVRGGTDIAVGAGGTILEK; encoded by the coding sequence ATGTCCGATCGCAACGCGACACGACGCGGCGTACTCAAGGGTATCGGCGCGACAGCTGCAGCCGCACTCGGCGGGACGGCCCTCTCCGGGACGGTTGCGGCGGCCGGTCCCTGGGAGTCCGTCGAGTCCCCGACCGGGAACACCCTCCACGACGTCGAATACACGGCCGCCGGCGCGTATGCAGTGGCGGGCGGCGGTATCGTCCTCGAACGGACCGGCACGGGCTGGCAGAAGGTCCTCGGCGGCGGCCCGACCGGCAACGGCAACAGCCTCTACGGGGCCGACGTGACCGACGACGGCAAGGCCCTCTGGTTCGTCGGTTCCTCGGGCGCTATCGGCGAGTACGACGTGGAGTCGGGCGTGCTCACCGACCACAGCGCCCCGATGGACGTCACGAACAACTTCAACGACGTGTCCGTGACGGGGGACGCCGGCGAGGCGAACGTCTACGTCGCCGGCGACTCCGGGAAGATGTACTACAGCTTCGAGAACGGTGCAAGTCAGACGTGGGACTACACTACGCCCGGCTCCGGGTCGGCCATCAACGCCGTCGACTTCCACGGCGTCCGGTCGGGCCACATCGTCGACGGCAACAAGAGCGTCTTCGTCACCGACGACGGCTCGACGTGGGACAAAATAGGGCTCGCCGACGCCAACGTCAACTTCTACGGCGTCGACTCCGACGGGCCCGACGACGTGTGGATCTCCGGCGGTGGCGGCATGATATTCCACTGGAACGGCTCCGAGTGGACGCCGACCGACACGGGCGACGCCGGCCTGCGCGACATCGAGGTCACCGACGGCGACAGCGCCGGTTACACCGTCGGCGGCGGCGGCAAGGTGTACGGCCTCGGCGGCGGTGACTGGACGCAGGAGGAGACCCCCGCTGGCGAGAACCTGAAGGCCGTCGTCCGCGGCGGCACCGACATCGCGGTCGGCGCGGGCGGGACTATCCTCGAAAAGTAG
- a CDS encoding CTP synthase encodes MPTEPETDYDPELGRKFIFVTGGVMSGLGKGITAASTGRLLKNAGFDVTAVKIDPYLNVDAGTMNPFQHGEVYVLKDGGEVDLDLGNYERFLDIDMTFDHNVTTGKTYQHVIEKERSGDYLGRTVQIIPHITDDIKRRIREAAEGNDVCIIEVGGTVGDIEGMPYLEALRQFAHEEDEDDILFTHVTLVPYSKNGEQKTKPTQHSVKELRSIGLQPDILVGRCSDKLDIDTKEKIALFCDVPTEAVFSNPDVDDIYHVPLMVEEEGLDQYVMEELDIASEALPEDERENRWRDLVTQQTEGEVEVALVGKYDLEDAYMSVHEALKHAGLEKNVDVNVRWVNSEKMSDHHADRMREADAIVVPGGFGARGTEGKIEAIRYARENDVPFLGLCLGFQMAVVEYARNVLDLTDAHSAELDEDTPHPVIDILPEQYEIEDMGGTMRLGAHETEIDENTLAATLYGGESCTERHRHRYEVNPEYIDDLEAAGLKFSGYAENRMEILELAPEDHPYFIGTQFHPEFRSRPTRASPPFVGLLEAVLGDDPHSVTTEEVSH; translated from the coding sequence ATGCCGACCGAACCCGAAACGGACTACGACCCTGAGCTGGGTCGGAAGTTCATCTTCGTCACCGGTGGCGTGATGTCTGGCCTGGGGAAAGGCATCACCGCCGCCAGCACAGGTAGATTACTCAAAAACGCCGGGTTCGACGTTACAGCGGTCAAAATTGACCCGTATCTGAACGTCGACGCCGGTACGATGAACCCGTTCCAGCACGGCGAGGTGTACGTGCTCAAAGACGGCGGGGAGGTCGACCTCGACCTGGGGAACTACGAGCGGTTCCTCGACATCGACATGACCTTCGACCACAACGTCACGACGGGCAAAACCTACCAGCACGTCATCGAGAAGGAGCGGTCCGGCGACTACCTCGGTCGCACGGTCCAGATCATCCCGCATATCACCGACGACATCAAGCGGCGCATCCGTGAGGCCGCCGAGGGCAACGACGTCTGTATCATCGAAGTCGGCGGCACCGTCGGCGACATCGAGGGAATGCCCTATCTCGAAGCGCTGCGCCAGTTCGCCCACGAAGAGGACGAAGACGACATTCTCTTTACCCACGTCACGCTCGTCCCCTACTCGAAAAACGGCGAACAGAAGACCAAGCCGACCCAACACTCCGTGAAGGAACTGCGCTCTATCGGTCTCCAGCCGGACATCCTCGTGGGTCGCTGTTCGGACAAACTCGACATCGACACCAAGGAGAAAATCGCGCTGTTCTGTGACGTGCCGACGGAGGCCGTCTTCTCGAACCCCGACGTCGACGATATCTATCACGTCCCGCTGATGGTCGAAGAAGAAGGCCTCGACCAGTACGTGATGGAAGAACTCGACATCGCTTCGGAGGCCTTGCCCGAGGACGAGCGGGAGAACCGCTGGCGCGACCTCGTCACGCAGCAGACCGAAGGCGAGGTCGAGGTCGCCCTCGTCGGCAAGTACGACCTCGAAGACGCCTACATGTCCGTTCACGAGGCGCTGAAACACGCTGGGCTGGAGAAGAACGTCGACGTGAACGTCCGGTGGGTCAACTCCGAGAAGATGAGCGACCACCACGCCGACCGGATGCGCGAGGCCGACGCCATCGTCGTGCCGGGCGGCTTCGGTGCCCGTGGCACGGAGGGCAAAATCGAAGCCATCCGGTACGCCCGCGAGAACGACGTGCCGTTCCTCGGTCTCTGTCTCGGCTTCCAGATGGCTGTCGTCGAGTATGCCCGCAACGTCCTTGACCTGACAGACGCTCACTCCGCTGAACTCGACGAGGACACGCCACACCCCGTCATCGACATCCTTCCCGAACAGTACGAGATCGAGGACATGGGCGGAACCATGCGGCTGGGTGCCCACGAGACCGAAATCGACGAGAACACGCTTGCGGCGACGCTGTACGGTGGCGAGTCCTGTACGGAACGGCACCGCCACCGCTACGAGGTCAACCCCGAGTACATCGACGACCTCGAAGCCGCCGGGCTGAAGTTCTCTGGCTACGCCGAAAACCGTATGGAGATACTCGAACTCGCGCCCGAGGACCACCCCTACTTCATCGGGACGCAGTTCCATCCGGAGTTCCGCTCGCGACCGACCCGCGCCAGCCCGCCGTTTGTCGGCCTGCTCGAAGCAGTCCTCGGCGACGACCCACACAGCGTGACGACCGAGGAGGTGAGCCACTGA
- a CDS encoding MogA/MoaB family molybdenum cofactor biosynthesis protein: protein MVDFQSRDTRRGPTDGEDDETDEGETGDDEESAEVDTDTEATASEPTEATDAASGSDDIAAGEADSTATAAVDDTAENRDEPSTEAESDGSVTEQLDEAAAQSSDSQSAAETQDGEVPAATTQSPDEDAQKEPHGEAQAATSADTPQEAAVQTTDAPPAQTGSHDDTSQEQSVTTALVTVGTATEEGDPTGEAVEAALEATGQTVTARERLRGNYDGIQEAVDRLVGRDDVEVVVTAGGLGVAQSEQTLEAVHPLFEKALPGFEEVYRALLFEQQGAGVISIRATAGIADGTPVFCLPADPEAARVAIDEIIAAEAPSLVADLS, encoded by the coding sequence ATGGTGGATTTCCAGTCCCGTGACACGCGCCGGGGTCCGACTGACGGGGAAGACGACGAGACAGACGAGGGCGAGACGGGGGACGACGAGGAATCCGCGGAAGTCGATACTGACACCGAGGCCACCGCTTCGGAACCCACCGAAGCGACTGATGCAGCGTCGGGAAGCGACGATATAGCAGCAGGGGAAGCCGACAGCACAGCGACTGCTGCAGTGGATGATACCGCGGAGAACCGCGACGAACCATCTACAGAGGCCGAATCCGACGGCTCTGTCACAGAACAACTCGACGAGGCGGCGGCTCAGAGTTCAGACAGCCAATCAGCGGCCGAAACGCAGGACGGTGAAGTGCCTGCTGCAACGACACAGAGCCCTGACGAGGACGCACAGAAGGAACCCCACGGCGAGGCACAGGCAGCGACCTCGGCGGATACACCACAGGAAGCGGCGGTTCAGACAACGGATGCGCCGCCAGCGCAGACAGGAAGTCACGACGACACGTCACAGGAACAGTCGGTGACCACCGCCCTCGTCACGGTCGGGACGGCGACGGAAGAAGGCGACCCGACGGGTGAAGCGGTCGAGGCGGCGCTGGAAGCGACCGGTCAGACGGTTACAGCCCGTGAGCGACTGCGAGGGAACTACGACGGCATTCAGGAGGCCGTCGACAGACTGGTCGGCCGCGACGACGTGGAGGTCGTCGTCACGGCGGGCGGTCTCGGCGTCGCGCAGTCGGAGCAGACCCTCGAAGCGGTCCATCCGCTGTTTGAGAAGGCCCTGCCGGGATTTGAAGAAGTGTACCGAGCACTTCTCTTCGAGCAACAGGGAGCCGGTGTCATCTCCATCCGCGCGACGGCAGGCATCGCTGACGGAACGCCAGTGTTTTGCCTGCCCGCGGACCCGGAGGCGGCCCGTGTCGCCATCGACGAGATCATCGCGGCGGAAGCCCCGTCTCTCGTCGCCGACCTGTCCTGA
- a CDS encoding histidine kinase N-terminal 7TM domain-containing protein → MVLSPLTVVLLSGVVGMGVAFLVWLHRDRPGAGPLAVFVVAASLWAVTYGIELAVPGLSTMERLVQIQLTLSVIIPVAWLVTVIEYAGYPHWLTQRRTALLLVEPAVFVTLVWSNHAHELIWSGRETQFVSASSVTLVPGFEVIYWGHMSYILLLILAGGVLLLRMLFRSNQAFQSQGLALLLAITVPTVIQTLFVLGVLPTAFDPTSLGYVASGAVLSVAILRGQLLDVAPVTRELGREAIFTEMDDMVIIVDDERRIVDINAAATALFDGDQNAVLGRSLPQMSPTLAETVPGPGEQTQTEMALDRGGSVRYYDVRVLPLYRAYGVVSGHLISLRDITDRRQREQRLDVLNRLLRHDIRNEMNVVKGNADLLRDTADTDERERLDRIISTVDDIVDRSNKIGRVTEALETEQHSPTALGQLLESVVSDAKGRHPDVAITLTCEDDIWIRGGPSVRIALEELVENAVEHQATDADRVAVEITATRADGTPGARVAVHDNGPGITDHEREVIRSGTETPLKHGSGVGLWLVNWIVRNLGGRMSFPDTDDSGTTVELQLPTAEPGHATDEPVAARRENAD, encoded by the coding sequence ATGGTCTTGTCGCCGCTTACTGTCGTTTTATTGTCGGGTGTCGTCGGCATGGGCGTCGCCTTTCTCGTGTGGCTCCACCGGGACCGGCCGGGTGCAGGACCGCTGGCAGTGTTCGTCGTTGCGGCGAGCCTCTGGGCTGTTACGTACGGCATCGAGCTCGCTGTGCCGGGGCTGTCAACCATGGAGCGACTCGTCCAGATACAGTTGACGCTCTCAGTAATCATCCCTGTGGCGTGGCTCGTGACGGTCATCGAGTACGCGGGATATCCACACTGGCTCACGCAGCGCCGAACGGCGCTGTTGCTCGTCGAACCGGCAGTGTTTGTCACGCTCGTGTGGTCAAACCACGCTCACGAACTCATTTGGTCCGGCCGCGAAACCCAGTTCGTCTCAGCGTCGTCAGTGACGCTCGTTCCCGGATTCGAAGTCATCTACTGGGGCCATATGTCGTATATTTTGCTTCTGATTCTCGCGGGCGGTGTTCTCCTGTTGCGAATGCTGTTCCGGTCGAATCAGGCATTCCAGAGCCAGGGACTCGCACTGCTGCTTGCAATTACCGTCCCGACAGTCATCCAGACGCTGTTTGTGCTCGGTGTGCTGCCAACCGCCTTCGACCCGACGAGTCTCGGATACGTCGCGTCGGGGGCCGTCCTCTCGGTCGCTATCCTCCGCGGGCAACTGCTCGACGTGGCACCGGTGACCCGAGAACTGGGCCGGGAAGCCATCTTCACCGAAATGGACGACATGGTCATCATTGTCGACGACGAGCGCCGCATCGTCGACATCAACGCGGCCGCCACGGCGCTGTTCGACGGTGACCAGAATGCAGTTCTGGGCCGCTCGCTCCCCCAGATGTCACCGACACTCGCCGAGACGGTTCCCGGCCCTGGTGAGCAAACCCAGACCGAGATGGCTCTCGACCGTGGCGGCAGTGTGCGGTACTACGACGTGCGCGTGCTACCGCTGTACCGCGCGTACGGCGTTGTCTCGGGCCATCTCATCAGTCTCCGGGATATCACGGACCGCCGACAGCGCGAACAGCGGCTGGACGTGCTGAATCGCCTGCTTCGCCACGATATCCGAAACGAGATGAACGTCGTCAAGGGGAACGCGGACCTGCTCAGGGATACAGCCGACACCGACGAACGCGAGCGACTCGACCGCATTATCAGCACAGTCGACGACATCGTCGACCGAAGCAACAAAATCGGCCGAGTCACCGAGGCGTTAGAGACAGAACAGCACAGCCCGACAGCGCTTGGGCAACTGCTGGAATCGGTCGTCAGCGACGCCAAGGGCCGCCACCCTGACGTGGCGATCACGCTCACCTGCGAGGATGATATCTGGATTCGGGGTGGTCCGTCGGTCCGCATCGCGCTGGAGGAACTGGTCGAGAACGCTGTCGAACATCAGGCAACCGATGCGGACCGAGTTGCGGTCGAGATCACGGCGACGCGGGCCGATGGAACGCCGGGCGCCCGTGTGGCCGTTCACGACAACGGTCCCGGTATCACCGACCACGAGCGCGAGGTCATCCGTTCGGGGACCGAAACGCCGCTCAAGCACGGCTCCGGCGTCGGGCTGTGGCTCGTCAACTGGATCGTCCGGAACCTTGGCGGTCGGATGTCGTTCCCCGATACGGACGATTCAGGAACGACCGTAGAGCTGCAACTGCCGACGGCTGAGCCCGGCCACGCGACGGACGAACCAGTGGCGGCCCGCAGGGAGAACGCTGACTGA
- a CDS encoding PspA/IM30 family protein gives MGILSRASYVIRSKLNAVLNRAEDPTETLDYSYEQLRDELQDVKQGIADLTTQKKRLEIQKRRLEENVEKHNEQARQAVEQDREDLARQALEKKKQKMSQIEDLEGQIQDLQNQQDQLVEQKDELQKQIEQFRTKKETMKARHEAAKASARVNEAMTGAGDEMQDINQAIERAEERTEDMEARSQAMDELREDGVLESQISDESSLERELEEVRQKGSVDAELDTLKAEMGKTEDGDSGSTDADVSEAELEQELADESTQVDVDESEVESELDELKEDEQ, from the coding sequence ATGGGAATCCTCTCGCGCGCGTCGTACGTCATCCGCTCAAAACTCAACGCCGTCCTGAACCGAGCGGAGGACCCGACAGAGACCCTCGACTACAGCTACGAGCAGTTGCGTGACGAACTGCAGGATGTCAAGCAGGGCATCGCGGACCTGACGACCCAGAAGAAGCGACTGGAGATTCAGAAGCGCCGCCTCGAAGAGAACGTCGAGAAGCACAACGAGCAGGCGCGTCAGGCCGTCGAGCAGGACCGCGAGGACCTCGCTCGTCAGGCGCTGGAAAAGAAAAAGCAGAAAATGAGCCAGATCGAGGATCTGGAAGGCCAGATACAGGACTTACAGAACCAGCAGGACCAGCTGGTCGAGCAGAAAGACGAACTCCAGAAACAGATCGAGCAGTTCCGCACGAAAAAGGAGACAATGAAGGCTCGCCACGAGGCCGCCAAGGCGTCAGCGCGCGTCAACGAGGCGATGACCGGCGCGGGCGACGAGATGCAGGACATCAACCAGGCTATCGAGCGTGCGGAGGAACGCACCGAGGACATGGAAGCCCGCTCGCAGGCGATGGACGAACTCCGTGAGGACGGCGTCCTCGAAAGTCAGATATCGGACGAGAGCTCGCTGGAGCGGGAGCTTGAAGAAGTCCGACAGAAAGGCTCAGTCGACGCCGAGCTCGACACGCTCAAAGCCGAGATGGGGAAAACCGAGGACGGCGATAGCGGGTCGACCGATGCGGACGTCTCCGAGGCCGAACTGGAGCAGGAACTCGCCGACGAGAGTACGCAAGTCGACGTCGACGAGAGCGAGGTCGAGTCGGAGCTTGACGAACTGAAAGAGGACGAGCAGTAA
- a CDS encoding MBL fold metallo-hydrolase produces MVTALADHLWWYDLTGVNATLVDDGGMLTLVDTGLPWHGNELIAGLSDAGYELRDLDRILLTHFDFDHVGGLTAFDGVDATIYVGKRDAPLVTGEQSPPLGNHKGAFQRLISPFLDAPDNEVVPLADGDTVGSFTVYHTPGHTPGHVCYVSETLSLGLLGDLVREDGGRFEPSPWLVSYDTDAVARSISDFAERAPDFEVAVPGHGVPFEKRGSERLDRLAATM; encoded by the coding sequence ATGGTGACGGCGCTCGCCGACCATCTCTGGTGGTACGACCTCACGGGCGTCAACGCGACGCTCGTTGACGACGGCGGCATGCTCACGCTCGTAGACACAGGGCTGCCCTGGCATGGCAACGAGCTCATCGCTGGCCTGAGCGACGCCGGCTACGAACTCCGAGATCTGGACCGAATCCTGCTCACGCACTTCGATTTCGATCACGTCGGCGGGCTGACTGCCTTCGACGGCGTCGACGCGACTATCTACGTCGGCAAACGGGACGCACCCCTGGTCACCGGCGAGCAATCCCCACCGCTGGGCAATCACAAGGGCGCATTCCAGCGGCTTATCTCGCCGTTTCTGGACGCACCGGACAACGAGGTCGTCCCCCTGGCCGACGGCGACACCGTCGGCAGCTTCACCGTCTATCACACCCCAGGCCACACGCCAGGCCACGTCTGCTACGTCAGCGAGACGCTGTCGCTGGGACTGCTGGGCGACCTCGTCCGGGAGGACGGCGGCCGCTTCGAGCCGTCGCCGTGGCTCGTGAGCTACGACACCGACGCCGTCGCCCGGAGTATCAGTGACTTCGCGGAGCGCGCCCCAGACTTCGAGGTCGCGGTCCCGGGCCACGGCGTTCCATTCGAAAAACGCGGCTCGGAGCGACTGGACCGCCTCGCGGCAACAATGTGA
- a CDS encoding glutamate-cysteine ligase family protein — protein sequence MSVHESEPIRRSIEVEYWVVDDAGRLVEPGALVDATPGAEREFVEPLLEVKTTPCETATELHEELFDRLGDVLRRADDLGKRLVPLSTPVNADEIQELPSDRTRIQNRVIGDDFEYVRHCAGTHIHVEQQPGRAIDQLNALIAVDPALALVSSSPYFRGRRLADSARSKLYRWMAYNSVPHQGWLWSYLDDTEEWDRRLERRYDDFVTAAIDAGIDRRTVAANFDPESAIWTPVQLRAEFGTVEWRSPDAALPSQVLQLADDVASLMDHLRETEVRIDGATGRVTDDEIVLPEFDAVLEYANDAIRDGVSTDSVRSYLDRMGFDVDAYDPVAPTFDRPEPVTASDAREIRLEHADRLQDDVRQAAPVALD from the coding sequence GTGTCAGTACACGAATCCGAACCGATACGACGGAGCATCGAAGTCGAGTACTGGGTCGTCGACGACGCGGGCCGGCTGGTCGAGCCGGGCGCGCTCGTCGACGCAACTCCGGGGGCGGAGCGGGAGTTCGTCGAGCCGCTGCTGGAGGTCAAGACGACGCCGTGTGAGACAGCGACGGAGCTACACGAGGAACTCTTCGACCGGCTCGGGGACGTGCTGCGGCGGGCCGACGACCTCGGGAAGCGTCTCGTGCCGCTTTCGACCCCGGTCAACGCCGACGAGATTCAGGAGCTTCCGAGCGACCGGACCCGGATACAGAACCGCGTCATCGGCGACGACTTCGAGTACGTGCGCCACTGCGCCGGCACCCACATCCACGTCGAACAGCAGCCGGGGCGGGCGATAGACCAGTTGAACGCGCTCATCGCCGTCGACCCCGCGCTGGCGCTCGTCTCGTCGTCGCCGTACTTCCGCGGCCGGCGGCTGGCCGACAGCGCCCGCTCGAAACTGTACCGCTGGATGGCGTACAACTCGGTGCCACACCAGGGGTGGCTGTGGTCGTACCTCGACGACACCGAGGAGTGGGACCGCCGGCTCGAACGCCGCTACGACGACTTCGTGACCGCGGCTATCGACGCCGGTATCGACCGCCGGACCGTCGCGGCCAACTTCGACCCCGAGAGCGCCATCTGGACGCCGGTCCAGCTCCGGGCCGAGTTCGGCACCGTCGAGTGGCGGTCGCCGGACGCCGCGCTCCCGAGCCAGGTGCTGCAACTGGCCGACGACGTGGCGTCGCTGATGGACCACCTCAGGGAAACAGAGGTGCGCATCGACGGGGCGACGGGCCGCGTGACCGACGACGAAATCGTGCTCCCGGAGTTCGATGCCGTACTCGAGTACGCGAACGACGCTATCCGGGACGGGGTAAGCACCGACAGCGTCCGGTCGTACCTCGACCGGATGGGGTTCGACGTGGACGCCTACGACCCGGTCGCGCCGACGTTCGACAGGCCGGAACCAGTCACGGCCAGCGACGCCCGCGAGATTCGACTGGAACACGCCGACCGCCTCCAGGACGACGTGCGCCAGGCCGCGCCGGTCGCACTGGATTGA
- a CDS encoding aldo/keto reductase codes for MDEIQVRGTSVPAIGLGTWQLTGQSCRETVEAALEMGYRHVDTAQAYGNERQVGLGIEAAAVDRGDVFLTTKLDGSNRDARSVRRSTRESLNRLGTDYLDLLLIHWPNTPWMASLSETLGAMNDLVEEGLVRHIGVSNFSPSLLDEARDISSVPILTDQVQYHPYWDQRKLLDYCRIHDVLLTAYSPLARGGVLDDPALVQIGNRYGKSPAQVALRWLLQQDGVAAIPKASSRDHLEANLAVFDFELTDAEVERIRDPSKLRTGVEFARSQLPF; via the coding sequence ATGGACGAGATTCAGGTCCGGGGAACATCGGTCCCCGCAATCGGCCTCGGAACGTGGCAGTTGACCGGCCAGTCCTGTCGTGAGACGGTCGAGGCGGCCCTGGAGATGGGCTACCGGCACGTCGACACCGCACAGGCCTACGGCAACGAGCGGCAGGTCGGACTGGGCATCGAAGCCGCCGCGGTCGACCGCGGGGACGTGTTTCTGACGACGAAGCTCGACGGGTCCAACCGGGACGCGCGGAGCGTCCGCCGGTCGACCCGGGAGAGCCTGAACAGACTCGGGACAGACTATCTCGATCTCCTGCTCATTCACTGGCCGAACACCCCGTGGATGGCCTCGCTGTCGGAGACGCTCGGGGCCATGAACGACCTCGTCGAGGAGGGGCTGGTCCGTCACATCGGTGTCAGCAACTTCTCGCCGTCGCTGCTGGACGAAGCACGGGACATCTCCTCGGTCCCGATCCTGACCGACCAGGTGCAGTACCATCCTTACTGGGACCAGCGCAAACTGCTCGACTACTGTCGCATTCACGACGTGCTCCTGACCGCCTACAGCCCGCTGGCCCGCGGCGGCGTCCTCGACGACCCCGCGCTCGTCCAGATAGGGAACCGCTACGGCAAGTCCCCGGCACAGGTCGCGCTCCGGTGGCTCCTCCAGCAGGACGGCGTGGCCGCGATTCCGAAGGCGTCCAGCCGCGACCACCTCGAAGCGAACCTCGCGGTCTTCGACTTCGAACTCACCGACGCGGAGGTAGAACGGATTCGGGACCCGTCGAAACTCAGGACCGGCGTGGAGTTCGCCCGGTCGCAGTTGCCGTTCTGA